ATATCATAAACTTAGATAATCTATTCCTCCCCAAAGACACTGAAAGAACATCCAAACTAACTTTCAGTGGGTATGGGCCTTTTTACTTACAGCATAATATAAGCAAATTCTAGAAGGTGAAAAGCTTTGTCATTttgagcacagaaaaaaagacgtactatgaaaaattcatttctgagctttagtgttattttcttttgtgttggCAGTCACAGATGCTGATCCAATTCTTTGAAGAATCAAACCTACATTGCcttctttcacagaaatacaaactGTTCATTACAGGAAGTCGATGTCACCTCACTCACTtcactgatgaagaaaatgaacataGAATAAGAGTCAAAAAGCAAACTAGACTTTACCTCTTCACAAGACAAGCTCATATTTTTAACCATAAGAGCATTCTCAATTTATGACAAGTCAAAAACCATGTCATTGCAGGTCTCTTACATGAAGAGCAATGAACTCTTCCATTACTTTTGTCTATCATCGAAACAAGATAAATGGGATAAAATGAGAACAGTCAAGTAATGCGGAGTTCTCACACTGAGGAGCTCTGGCTGGGGTTTCATGCACATGAGCAGAGCCTGTGTGACAAGTCATCTAAACCAACATGGaacaggaaatggaaaattcagCCATGAGAAGCATCTGAATGTTCTTTTATACAAAACTAAATGTTATCTCTAGTTTTCTCCCATTACCCCATGTCTCTTTTCCTACTGCTTTCCCTAGGTCCCCAAATTATCTCATTTgggattaaaataaatgttctccttaaaaaaaaaacacattgtgAATATTACAAATAAACATGTGTTGTTTACATTCCCTCACTTCGAATAGGTCACCTTTCTTCTGATGCAGTACACTGATTGTAATAAGTTCAGGATATCACATCAATATTACTGCATTTTATCTTGACTACACATCATGGGAAAATTCAGAAACTGTGGATTATGAAGTGCTTTCAAGTGATACAGAGTAGCTAGCTAATGTAATATACCACACAGGgcatatgctttttttaaaaagctctaaTATTGCAATAAATCTGAACTACAATATCTGCCTTCactaagaaaacattttcatctcAATCCATCAGCATAGTAATTTAGACAATAAATGGTAGCGACCCATAAGCCTAAGTGAATAACATGGGGATATTTGTGCCAATTCTTTACTTCATGAACCTTGAAATCAAGGACCTTACCCACATTTGTACAAACATAAGTCTACATACGCATGTACATGAGGCTGGTGTTTCCAGGACTTGCAGTacaaaatttgcagaaaaaaatgttcataacattttcaaatacaaaatcctCCTAAACTGGAGCAAAAATGgtagactgaaaaaaagatcagtaaTGCTTCCAATTTCATTGCAACTTCATTAAAAGAGAgggctttcttctttttcccttacCAATGTCCATTCAACATGTAGCACCAAGTACCTCATGGCAGTAGCAATGCTAAATTCCTGCACAGAAACCCTTTTAGCAGTAGCAGTCAGGGGAAACGGAAGAGAATGTGATTTGTAAAATGCTATCAGATTCAGATCAAGACAGATGGTGCAGGTAAATAGCCTCTCTACCTAGCACTATTTTTTCAGTGCAGCTGGTCTCAACTGAAAGGCTATTTCTTTATGGTTTCCATACTTATCTCAATATTTGCATTACACACAGTAGTACCTTACTTCCTGATATGCGATATGTGTCTGACAAAGtcctatatttttaaacataaatgcCAGCTATAAAGTAGAAAACCAGAACCTCGgctttttctgaatatatatCTTTGATGATGCTATCAACATCAGGACCGATTTTCTCATCCTTTCTACAACATCTGAAATACCTCCCTCATGCTGAAGGCTTTCAAGGATTTTTACTACAACCTCTCAAAAATTTCCTCCCAAATACAGCTTCCTCCAGGACTGACAATAAGGCCTCCTGACTAACACACTAAAGCATtatcataattaaaataaaagaagtcaGGTTTAGAGCTGGTCCAAGTGACTTAAAATTCACAGTGGAACTTATGCCAGATCGCTTGCAAATCACCTGGAACAAAATCAAACTTTGTAGGATAACCTTTAACAtctagaaaatacatttgaattaaGAATGAGACCTGAAATCTGCTCACAAGAAAACATGCTAATAACAGAAGTACTGCTAAACCTAACATCTAAGAGTGAAGAAGAGCTTTGAGTTGAGAGGTTTCTCctgaaattaagaaagaaattgtttGACTTCTGGTGGATTGATTAGAATTTCAAACAAGAGGGTGTCCCTTCCCCCTACTCCATGTTTCAAGTAGAAATAGCATACCTGCAAGTATTGTTTCTGCACTGATAAGAAAGCAAGGACACCCATCTGAATTACCATCAGGTATCTGAAATTGTTAAGGAGGAAATGGACTTGTCCAACATCCTGAAAACATCAGACACaatgttttccctttctgctaCCATTGAAAGAAACAGTATTACATGAAAAACCATTACAGTTGCTTCAGAAATTCTATTTACCTtacattcatttaattttaaaagcttactattttatctaattttaatATCTATAAAGAAGCATTTGCAGAGAACCAAGTAAAATGAGTTCAAGCTAATTTACTCCACACAGATTCAGTCAGCCAAGATATCATAAGACAGAGTCACTAAATAACACATCACACAAGCAATCTGGCCATAATGCTTTACCTAAAATGCTTGAgcaatttataaaatatagtaTTGGAACATGTATAGTTAAGTATAAAAAGTGTATTATGGTCTTTAAACAATAAAGTAGTGAGGCAAATCCAGTGAATATTTGCTAAGATCAAATGGAGtatgaaaatatgaagtttcatactaaatatattcaaaaaaatatgAGCATCTATGTTCCTCTTTGGAAGAAATTTCCTCATGTcactaacagaagaaaattaatagaGTGATctatttattcttccttttagTCACCTAAGATGGAATTAAAACCTTCTCTAAAATAATCAAGGGGACAAAAGAGATAAAGAAACCTTTTAGTACTGTtatcaaaagaaagcaaacactaTCCGACCCTTTagctattttcatttattttcaaagagcaTATTTTACAGTAGCTTCAAGTTTTAGCCCCATctgttattaaaagaaaacacctcAAGTGAATTAAAGTTACTCTCGGATTTACTAGCTGGCTTTTATGCcagtcaaacaaacaaacaaacaaacaaaaacagattcttACAAATCAACAACTTCAATACAATTCACTGCTTATTCTATTTACAGGGTCCAGAAAAAACACAGGTACACGTACTTCACCTAAAACATGTAGCGTACTCAAAACACGCCTGACCGACAAACCACatcaaattattttggaaaatatctgACACTCTCTCCAAACCTGTGCTTTCAATTACCTGCTCCAGGTACATGATACTTTGCTATTTTGGGAGCAGTCAgctgttactgttttctttgggATGCCTCGGTGTCTTCGGAGAGCTGTGCACCTCCAAactattttaacagtttttccTCTCAGCTCCACAACTTTTAGTCCTTCTTATGCACTTTCAGACCTTTCCTGCTTATTCACTCCAGCTCTATAGCCTTCATGTTAACATTCAGTCCCATCTCCTATTGCCAGTGTTCAAATTGAACTAGCCAGTCCCTCCACCTTTGCTGTCCATTTGTCTGCCCcgcttttctcttcctttttaggATCATCCTGAGACTGTAAAATCGCACCGAAAGATAGCACAGAGTCAGAGATAAAATCTAGGAAATCCCATCTTACACTATAACCATGAGATCAATCCTTCCCTCAACACCTCTTAGGGTCAATGACACTTTAATCTACCACAGTTATTTTGCTTCTTAAACAATCTACTccaaattaaattattataatACAGAATAGAAGAATGAGTGCTTGCAAACTGCTACtgaaatacacatacacaaataatATGCAGGATTTCCgatatcaaatatttatttggtaAACAGACGCACACTATCTTTTCCTcattcagtaaataaaaattacactATACAGGTTAATAGCATTTTAGTTAATTCTTATTCTAATGTTTCACATTTTAGGTTATCAAAAAGCTTTGcatctttattttgaatgaagGCTAGTTTGTTAAATAAGGCTTGATTATACCACACCGCTTATGAAGTTAACAGAATAATATAATGCATTACTGATGGCCAGTTTCCTACTTACATATTTGATGCACCTAAATTCCCTTTGGCTTTATGATTTCAACAAGCAAGCCTCCAGTTTGTAGTACATACAGTCTGGTGAAAGCTCATGgtttggagaaaaaagaaaaaaaaaacaaaaccaaagatgCCACAGTTCTGGAATCTAGCTCTCTGGTAACACTACAGGATACGACAGAACTTATCCCTGCCAGCTGGCGAGAGGACTTAAAGAGTATAAGTAAAACATCTCATTCACACATTGTATTTACATATTGTGTTAGAACAGCAAGTCACTTCTACACATCATGCTTTACAGCTGAGATAGGAAAAGAACctaaaatgtttctcttcatGAGCAAGTCCTCATCTTAATCTGTTTTAGTTGAAGACAGTCTTGACTGTAGACAATTTTGGCTTTCTTACAGGTGTAGAGCATACTATGAAGAGGCTGTTGTAAAAAGTTACCAATTTTACTTTAAGATTCATTACTACCAACAATGGAATATAATTATTATTCTATTTAAAAGGTAACAACTCTTTATATTTAAGATCACAAAGTTGGCAAAGCCTATTCTTAAATAACAGGTGatcatttgcatttcaaaattcatCTATCTTGCTTTTCCCTCAATTAGACCAAAACATGTTGATTCAcaggtttgtgtgtgtgtttgtttcttttttaaacttatttataGAGCAGAATAATGGCCCCCCTGCTAGGTTGGCATTTGCTCAAGTTTCTGTCCATGTAAATTGAATCTGTTACTGGAATTTCCCCCCCTTCAGAATACCAAGGCACATTAACCAAGAGATAAAGAGATACATTGCCGATATTATCAACCACCAGGCAGGTGGATAATGTGAGGgattttttgttagtttttgcGGGGTTTTCTGGACAAATAAGTGATAAGAGTTCTCAGGGGGCATGGAGAGCAAAGGGCTATTTAAACAGAAGTGAATCATTCTCATCTGATCTAGTAATAACTTTATATTCAAACATCAGCTGCTTAGTACACTTTAAAATACTCAGAACACAAAATTAttgcaaagaagaagaaagtaaaagaactCTAAACCTCACATTAGTCATCTTAACCATATTAACATAGTAGAAATTCTCAGTAGCAAGAGtttaatttcatctttaaaagtaaatagGTTATTCTTGGCCAAAACTCCCATGGTTTTACTTGAAGTGGTGTTGAGTTTATAGGGGATGATTTATAATCCATCACTTCCCTTGTGGGTTAGAGAAACAACATTTGACTTATCATAGGTGAACAGCAAAGATTTGGTTTGGCCATTAATCAAAGTACAGCACAGACACTACTTTTAAACATCTGTAGATAGCTTTGTTGTTTCAGTAGCTGGTTCAgcatgaacttttttttaccGAGTAGAACTATGCAAGGTGTAAGAAGAGTTGTCCAATTGTACTAGCAGATTTGACAGTACTATAACGCACCATTACTCTGAGCTTCTAAGTACAGTTCTTGATATGCAAATCATTACAAATAAACCCCATCTTTACCTCTTATGTGAAGTTAGGCAAATTAGAGCCAGTAAGTGCAACAGCAAAATCCATTAATGGTACAATGCCACCTGCCGTCAAGAGTGGAGAAATGTAACTTTTTGCTAAAGATTTATCCCCGCTTTTACTTTATGCATGATATAACATAACATTACTATTTCatacaaaattaattatattgTCATGATGAAGTAGCATACAGCTATTTAAAccatttcttctccatctttttGACACTTTTGCATttataatatttgtatttgttcttatatatatatatatatatatatatatgatataatCTTTTACATACATGTAGCCACATTTCCTGTCTGCACTTGCTAGGATAACAAGAGCTGAGAAATTCCTCCCTGTTCACAAGGGAAAGGATCTGATCACTATTTCTGTACCAATAttactttgctttgtttcagcAAAAAGTTATAACATGGGGTACTGGAAACCTTCAACACAGAATCCTACACCCTGAAAGCAAGATCCATACAGACGGACTTCTGCCCTGCACTGAGTGTGAAGAATGTCAACATTACCATTATCATCCTTAGCTCTTGCAGGAATTAGATTCTGATAGATCTGTAGTTTTGCAGAATTTAGGTTACAAGTTATCCTTCAACCAATAAAGCAACTTAAATATGCCTTCGGGCACTTTACTGCTAAGCACTTTATAACTTGTActctaaaaaaattaaagcctGAAACCTGATTTACCTCAATTAAAAAGGTAAGATCATTTCAAATAcatgtttatttctttcaaataactATGCAATCTAATTTCCTAAATATCTTAAATCAAATATACACTGCAACCTATGAAACTTTCAGATCATTCTCTCCTGTTTTTGCGTATGAAATCTGTCATCCCCAAATCAATGCAAAATTGAATTGCATCCCAAGAAGACTCAACATCTGTTCCAAGTCTGTAATACCAGACCTTTGATAAAGACATCTTCTCTTTCTTACATACTCCTAATTGGTACATTTTGATAATCAAACATTCAAGTGTGTTACATCAAAGTTTGTCATTCCAAATTCTATTCTATCGTGAACtcagataaaaatacaaaatcctgAAAAGACATCAACATAGACGGAGACAAATTTTACAAGTCAAGATCCTTCAGGTaatgagggaaaaggagaaggagggcTGAGTATCTAGAGGATGGGCAAAAATGCACACAATACTAGAAACACCAGGAAAACTCCAAAGAAGATAAAGACTCACTTTGAGTCATTTTATTTAGTCACTGTGCtgtattattataaaataaatcatcagaTAATGCAATTTCGTGAAGATCTCTGCTCCTCTCCACAAAACCGCAGCCTTTTTTCCAGCAGGAAAACAGCTATTAGAAACATttataaacagttttaaaaagcaacttaaaaagaataaaaaacccaaacctgcCATCTTTTCTCAATGTACTAAGTGAACCACACGTATAATTTCAAAATGGTTATCCTAAGTAGCAGCTTAAGGAACAACATTAACTTTCTAAAGAGAAGACATGAATTCAGGAGCATGGTACACtccttaaagagaaaaacaatcatCCAAATGAGGCCTGTTTTCCTATAACACTAGAATGTCCATGAAGAAGgctcattaaaattaattttctaataaTGATCAAATGCTTTAGAGCAGGAtttagcagcagcaggagctttaAGAAAGCTACATTGGCATCAGCTATACAAAACATTTAAGGTACAGATATTAAGCTGTTACTCAAAAAAGAATGTTACTTGGCTCAAAATAGGTTTTTGTATTGCTAAGTTATTGCAAGTATTACTTTCCTATGCAAGTATTACTTTCTCTATGCAAAAATTATCATCAAATAGCTACATTAAAATAAGAACGTACTTTGTAAAGATAACATTAAGATCAGGAAGGGTGAAAGGTAAGACTCATGGAGCCGTATTGATTCAGCTGTCTTGCATATATCTAATATTTACACATGCAAATCTTCATGTAGTTTGCAATTTACAGGCACCTATTTACATCCAGGAGTAATTTCACTGAAGTCTAATAAGGTTCCACAAATGAGAAAGTCCAGATACACAAAGCAAACTGCAGTCTGAGGCAGGacagagagggaggagaggagaggtgagGAAAACTTTACCCAAAAAACCCTAAGTAGATACCACACCTGCACTGTGAGGTGGAAATGATGATGATGCAGAAAACTTTACACTTGCATTTGAGgatttttcaatattatttcaGTTGTTCCCTAAACGCTTCATTACTGCAAGAGTTGGCTGGTTGGGGTTTTAAGGGGTAACAAAGGCCTCTTTTTGGATGcttgttaaaatacagaaaaattaatctttgaCTTTCATAGCTCATTAACAGTGACAGTGTGGGAAAAGGCTACTTGCCTTCCTTGCTACTGCTCAGGTGGAAAGAGGTTTGTACAAGGCTGGGTTAGGAAGGCAACAAAATGCCTCTTTCTAACATGAAGGACTACAGCTTGGTAAGCATGTTTCCTTTCCACAAGTCACAAGAATTGCTGAGATTCTGAAATGCAGAGATTCCTCAACTTTCTCATTCCTGAATTTAAGTTAGGGGAGAATGGAAAGAAGATGTGATTTTTACTTTgattggtttaaaaaaaagttttctgtttctctgtaatATCTGGCATCTCACACCTGTATGGCAAAGGTTTTATTTGACTATTAATCTTGAGAGGctggaattcatttttttgccAACTTTCTGCAATCTTTATTCACAGTGAGCAGTTCCCCATTATATTTCAGTTGTGATGGGACTAAGTTACAGAATAAATACTCAATGCCAAACTAAGTTCAGAACTTTTCTCTTCCATTGCTTATAACTTATCTTCAGCTAATCTTTAGTGAACATGGTTACAGGCTTGAGCTTGAAGACTACATTCACTCCAAGTTGCAAAGCCTAAACAGACCATAAACTCAGCAGAAAAAGCACATAGGCatttgaaatttcagaattaaagaGACAAACTGAAATATCTAAATAGCCTCCCAGTAGTCATTTTGACTACAAAAGTAGctagttgtgatttttttataatatcAAGTTGTAAGTAAAATTGTTCAGCTATCTGATTTTTATCTGTCACTACCATTTGACCATTATGATAGCAGAAAAtaaactgggagaaaaaaaagagaggaaaggctTGGTTTCAAGTGCCACTCTTGCAATAAAAACCCAAGATATTATCACTCTCACGAGTGATGAAAGCAGTTCTAAGAAAACAGCTCTCTAAACTACTTTTTAGCTGCTCAAAAATGTCACAGGCATCTCTGAGCCTATTAGGATTGTATATTTCCAACTTCTAGGTTTTCTCCTTATGTTTTTTGCATGTAcgtatttttgtatttttaaatctcttttcaaTCTGCCCTTTCTcctatttgcttttttcagttatCAGGATGTACTCATACACAGCAAATacgtgaaagaaaaaaaaatgttccttaaaGTTGCTTAAACAAGATATTCAATGCAATTACACTTTATATGAGCACTCTAACGAACACCACCACAGTTCAGCAACAAAGCAGTTATCAACCCTCTTAGTTTTTAAGACATacgggggagggagggaggaagtaAAGCCTATCATATATTGCATAAACTTGAGTTCCACATTATAGAGGCTCcatgagaaaatgaaagctgctCATCCACTTTCCAAGTGAAACATTGTAGGTGATTGCTCTAACCTGGGGCACAGTACATTCTCTCCATGGCATCGTTGTCACAGGAATCTTCaacctccctccacctgctaAAATACGTTAGCTGAATGTGTCCTAAAAACAAAACGACAGgagaaatcaaaacatttttcccttccattttctgcagaagtgaACTGTAATTACTCCTTTTGTAGCTAAAAACAGTATCATTAAGAATAATGGCATCATTAAGTACTAGAAGCTATTACTGGGGGTGAATTTGCTGCACTGATAATGAAGCTCTAGACAGGAAATGAAGATACTAATTACAAGATAAAACGCCTACTCAGTTAATTGGAAGCAACAGcgaataaaaagaaatgcatttgcaaAAGTTCCTGACCTCTATCATTCAATAAGATGTTGTTTGGGTTCAAATCGCGGCACACAATTCCTTCTCTATGTAAAGCATCAAGGGCTACAACCATTTCAGCTGCCCATCTTTGAATGCAATCCTCTGGGATATAAAACCTGGAGGTTATCGCTAATCTTTCGTCGAGGTCCTGAAAAATGTGATGTATTTCCTTCTCCCCTGCTACTGCTATTTCATCTTCTCTCTTTGGTACTGTCTTTTCACTTTCAGCTGTTGGTAACAAAGCCGGGtttgtttcctctttctcaaaGTCTTCAGTTTGATCAGAAAACAGCAACACAGCTTCATCTCCTATTATGTCTTTAGCTAAACTAACGTCTTTAGCACCTAAGAGCAAGTTGCAATCAAAtaaactttcttctttgcttgTCACGTTTAAGGCTCCAAGCCCTTGAAATAGAGCCCCATCTTCTGAACTACCTACCTCTAGTTCAGCTGTAAAGAGGCTCCCAAGGGCTCCCTGAGTGACACCATTTTGTCCATCAGCTTCTTCGTGGGAAGCATCACCCAGTTCTGGTGTCACATGATTTGGCTCTTGATCAAATGCTTTGCATTGATCCATAGAATTATTTAATTGTAAGACATCAGGCGTTTCTAACAATTTTACTTCTAAGATGTTCATATCACTTTTTGTAAACTTTGTCGGCCTTGACAATGTTGCTTCCTCTGTTTCATCAGACATACCAGGTAAGTTTATTAGGAGATCAGGCCTTCCTTCATCAACACTATTTACATCATCAAAAGCAGCATCCTTAAAGGAAATCACTGGCACAGAGTCATTTGAACCTCTGCTTATGGTGTCATGAGCTCTCACAcccattttgttttccagggcATCAAAGCTTCTATCATGATCTGGGGTAGAAAATAATGGCTTCAAAGGTTCTGATTTTAGGTTATataatttttctccaaaatcaaGCCCCAGAAGCTCACTGGTGCTATCTTTACTGTCTATTCTGAAGAGTTCCATGGGACTGttctttgatttatttaatgAGTCCAATATCCTAGTAGGACTAGCTATTTCTGATTCAGCATCATCAATGAAAAGCTTTAGTTCCTGAGATGCAATCTGAGAGCTGAAGCTATCACTGCCAACAACAGTGCACGTCTGCAAGCAACTTCTCTCCTTGGTATTTAGACCTTCATTCTCCAATCTGACAACAGCTTCCTCATTTAGAGAGCCCGAATCAATCTTTTCTTGCCCATATTCATTGCATAATGTTAAATAACTAGTAGTGCACTCTTCCTCTGAGCTGGACTCTGAGTCCATCCACTTGGAACTATCTTGGCCA
The sequence above is a segment of the Rhea pennata isolate bPtePen1 chromosome 3, bPtePen1.pri, whole genome shotgun sequence genome. Coding sequences within it:
- the RPS6KC1 gene encoding ribosomal protein S6 kinase delta-1 isoform X6; translation: MASNQNSPTRAVGIGLSSELPAQSMVASEQEWSKTEGERESFGLFSGGLKPKPGKQDYLEKAGELIKLALKKEEEEDYETAFSFYRKGVDLLLEGVQGESSPTRREAVKKKTAEYLMRAEKISSLYHKPEDASISMPPGSLSSRLSWNLRSPAEELKAFRVLGVIDKVLLVMDTRTQQTFILKGLRKSSEYSRSRTTIIPRCVPNMVCLHKYIISEESVFLVLQHAEGGKLWSYISKFLNRSPEGSFDIPELKISSSTKIHLEQPTPSPKEISSSTDSRESYGERMLKVVPLKNSLTLSSQDDSSNQEDGQDSSKWMDSESSSEEECTTSYLTLCNEYGQEKIDSGSLNEEAVVRLENEGLNTKERSCLQTCTVVGSDSFSSQIASQELKLFIDDAESEIASPTRILDSLNKSKNSPMELFRIDSKDSTSELLGLDFGEKLYNLKSEPLKPLFSTPDHDRSFDALENKMGVRAHDTISRGSNDSVPVISFKDAAFDDVNSVDEGRPDLLINLPGMSDETEEATLSRPTKFTKSDMNILEVKLLETPDVLQLNNSMDQCKAFDQEPNHVTPELGDASHEEADGQNGVTQGALGSLFTAELEVGSSEDGALFQGLGALNVTSKEESLFDCNLLLGAKDVSLAKDIIGDEAVLLFSDQTEDFEKEETNPALLPTAESEKTVPKREDEIAVAGEKEIHHIFQDLDERLAITSRFYIPEDCIQRWAAEMVVALDALHREGIVCRDLNPNNILLNDRGHIQLTYFSRWREVEDSCDNDAMERMYCAPEVGTILEETEACDWWSLGAILFELLTGKTLFECHPSGINTHTSLSIPDHVSKEARSLIQQLLQFNPAERLGAGVAGVEDIKSHPFFALIEWADLLR
- the RPS6KC1 gene encoding ribosomal protein S6 kinase delta-1 isoform X7, whose amino-acid sequence is MVLLVMDTRTQQTFILKGLRKSSEYSRSRTTIIPRCVPNMVCLHKYIISEESVFLVLQHAEGGKLWSYISKFLNRSPEGSFDIPELKISSSTKIHLEQPTPSPKEISSSTDSRESYGERMLKVVPLKNSLTLSSQDDSSNQEDGQDSSKWMDSESSSEEECTTSYLTLCNEYGQEKIDSGSLNEEAVVRLENEGLNTKERSCLQTCTVVGSDSFSSQIASQELKLFIDDAESEIASPTRILDSLNKSKNSPMELFRIDSKDSTSELLGLDFGEKLYNLKSEPLKPLFSTPDHDRSFDALENKMGVRAHDTISRGSNDSVPVISFKDAAFDDVNSVDEGRPDLLINLPGMSDETEEATLSRPTKFTKSDMNILEVKLLETPDVLQLNNSMDQCKAFDQEPNHVTPELGDASHEEADGQNGVTQGALGSLFTAELEVGSSEDGALFQGLGALNVTSKEESLFDCNLLLGAKDVSLAKDIIGDEAVLLFSDQTEDFEKEETNPALLPTAESEKTVPKREDEIAVAGEKEIHHIFQDLDERLAITSRFYIPEDCIQRWAAEMVVALDALHREGIVCRDLNPNNILLNDRGHIQLTYFSRWREVEDSCDNDAMERMYCAPEVGTILEETEACDWWSLGAILFELLTGKTLFECHPSGINTHTSLSIPDHVSKEARSLIQQLLQFNPAERLGAGVAGVEDIKSHPFFALIEWADLLR